ACTATCCGGAATTACCTGTCGCTCGTCAAGTTCAGCCACACGATATTCGCCATGCCCTTTGCGATGACCGGCTTTTTCCTGGCCATCTCGCGGGAAGGGCATTCGTTTAACTGGACAGCCCTGCTGCTGGTGGTGCTATGCATGGTCTTTGCCCGGAGCGCGGCCATGGCCTTCAACCGCTGGCTGGATGCGGAGTTCGACAAGCGCAATCCCCGCACGGCGGCCAGAGAGATCCCCGCGGGGGTCATTTCTCCGGCCAATGCGCTGTATTTCGTGGCCGGCAATGTGGTGCTGTTCATGGTCACCACCTGGTTCATCAACCCGCTTTGCTTCTTTTTATCACCTGTAGCGCTGCTGGTAGTGCTGGGGTACAGTTATACGAAAAGGTTCACTGCACTTTGCCACCTGGTGCTGGGCGTGGGGCTTTCCCTGGCGCCCATCGGCGCATTCCTGGCCGTAACGGGCTATTTCTCCCTGCTGCCGGTATTGCTGAGTGTGCTGGTGTTATGCTGGGTATCGGGGTTTGATATTATTTATGCCATGCAGGATGAGGAATTTGACAAATCCCAGCAGCTGCATTCCATCCCCGCCTGGCTGGGGAAAGCCGGGAGCCTGCGTTTCTCGGAAGGGCTGCACGTTGTTGCCGCTGCGCTGGCGGCTACGATCGGCATAATGGGCGGTTTTCACTGGCTGTACTGGATCGGTGCGGGAGTTTTCATCCTCATGCTGTTCATGCAGCACCGTCTCGTGAAACCGGATGACCTCTCCCGGGTGAACCTCGCCTTTATGACCACCAATGGCGTAGCCAGTGTGGTATTCGCCGTGTTCGCGATTGCGGACATGCTCATCTTATCCTAAACTGAACAACATGCCCAGGATCCTTGCGATCGACTACGGAAAAAAACGCGTTGGACTGGCGGTCACAGATCCGCTGAAGATCATTGCCAGCGGCCTCGGCACCATCCTTTCCCATGAACTGATCCCTTATCTGAAAAAATATTTTGCCGCCGAACCGGTAGAGCTGATCCTCATCGGTCTGCCCCGCAACCTGGATGGCAGCGTTACGGACGCTACGGCGCTGGTGGAGGAATGCATCCGCATCCTGAAAAAACACTTCCCGGATATGCCATTGAAAAAAGTCGACGAGCGTTTTACCTCCAAAATGGCCTTTCAAAGCATGCTGGACAGCGGGATGAAGAAAAAAGACCGCCGGGATAAAGGATTGGTGGACGAGATCAGCGCTACGATCATGTTGCAGGAGTATCTGCATCATAATGCCGGTTGACCGCCTCGTTCGAAATCCCTACTTTTGCATTTTCAAATTCAGATCAAATTAACAGATGATATTACCAATAGTAGCCTATGGCCACCAGGTCCTGAGAGAGACGACCAGGGATATTACACCGGAATATCCTGACCTGCAGCAGCTGATCGCCAATATGTGGGAAACCATGTATGCCTCCAGCGGTGTGGGCCTGGCAGCTCCCCAGATCAACAAACCTATCCGCCTCTTTGTGATAGACAGCGAACAGATCGTCAACAATCTTGAAGATGATGAAAAAGATGCTTTCCCCGGGGACAAAGGCATAAAATCCGTCTTCATCAATGCAAAGATCATTGATACCGAAGGGGATGAATGGGCCTATACCGAAGGATGCCTCAGCATCCCCAAGATCCGGGAAGATGTGTACCGCCCGG
This genomic stretch from Chitinophaga sp. XS-30 harbors:
- a CDS encoding UbiA-like polyprenyltransferase, which translates into the protein MASATIRNYLSLVKFSHTIFAMPFAMTGFFLAISREGHSFNWTALLLVVLCMVFARSAAMAFNRWLDAEFDKRNPRTAAREIPAGVISPANALYFVAGNVVLFMVTTWFINPLCFFLSPVALLVVLGYSYTKRFTALCHLVLGVGLSLAPIGAFLAVTGYFSLLPVLLSVLVLCWVSGFDIIYAMQDEEFDKSQQLHSIPAWLGKAGSLRFSEGLHVVAAALAATIGIMGGFHWLYWIGAGVFILMLFMQHRLVKPDDLSRVNLAFMTTNGVASVVFAVFAIADMLILS
- the ruvX gene encoding Holliday junction resolvase RuvX; translated protein: MPRILAIDYGKKRVGLAVTDPLKIIASGLGTILSHELIPYLKKYFAAEPVELILIGLPRNLDGSVTDATALVEECIRILKKHFPDMPLKKVDERFTSKMAFQSMLDSGMKKKDRRDKGLVDEISATIMLQEYLHHNAG
- the def gene encoding peptide deformylase; this translates as MILPIVAYGHQVLRETTRDITPEYPDLQQLIANMWETMYASSGVGLAAPQINKPIRLFVIDSEQIVNNLEDDEKDAFPGDKGIKSVFINAKIIDTEGDEWAYTEGCLSIPKIREDVYRPEKVTIRYMDEHFKAHERTFHGITARVIFHEYDHIEGKLFIDYLKPLKKRMLKSKLDDISKGKIKTDYKMTFSR